A region of Moorena producens PAL-8-15-08-1 DNA encodes the following proteins:
- a CDS encoding DUF948 domain-containing protein yields the protein MIDPLFWLGLSFLLVAVSLTAVLVTLLPAVQELARAARSVEKLADTLNRELPPTLEAIRLTGLEISDLTDDLNQGVKSAGHVVQQVDHSISNAKNQAQKVKENTRNVLKGFKAAWKTWRGTSPKSRSIDSLASSDATRDGEPSLDRRSRYANAITESAPIHRKALEIPETDQRSSDVNQPRLRDSNYNHEVNHGTRETSDCDIDDNSINDNSF from the coding sequence GTGATTGATCCTCTATTTTGGCTCGGGCTGTCTTTTCTGCTGGTAGCAGTTAGTTTAACCGCTGTTTTAGTAACGTTATTACCTGCTGTACAAGAGTTAGCGCGGGCAGCTCGTAGTGTGGAAAAATTAGCTGATACCCTAAATCGGGAATTACCACCGACCCTAGAAGCCATTCGGCTGACAGGCTTGGAAATTAGCGACTTGACAGATGATCTTAATCAAGGAGTCAAAAGTGCTGGTCACGTGGTTCAACAGGTTGACCACAGTATTAGCAATGCTAAAAACCAAGCCCAAAAAGTCAAAGAGAATACTCGTAATGTGCTTAAGGGTTTCAAAGCTGCCTGGAAAACTTGGAGGGGTACCTCACCAAAATCCAGGTCAATCGATTCCCTAGCATCATCAGATGCGACCCGTGATGGCGAGCCATCCCTTGACCGTAGGTCACGCTACGCGAACGCCATCACGGAAAGCGCACCTATTCACAGAAAAGCTCTAGAAATTCCTGAGACTGATCAACGCTCATCAGATGTTAATCAGCCAAGGCTCAGAGATAGTAACTATAACCATGAGGTCAATCACGGGACTCGTGAAACCTCTGATTGCGACATCGATGATAATTCTATCAATGATAATTCTTTTTAA
- a CDS encoding YtxH domain-containing protein, protein MSKKSAGAFIGGMLLGSAVGTVVGLLIAPRTGRDTRKLLKKSADALPELAEDLSSSVQLQADRLSDSTLRNWDDTLARLKVAIAAGLEASVPEKVSVAESVEPQKSESAVAAESNSSANQN, encoded by the coding sequence ATGTCAAAAAAAAGTGCTGGAGCATTTATCGGTGGCATGCTATTGGGTAGTGCCGTAGGAACAGTGGTAGGGTTGCTAATTGCCCCCCGTACTGGTCGCGATACGCGCAAGCTATTGAAAAAATCGGCAGATGCCTTACCCGAATTAGCCGAAGATCTTTCTAGCAGTGTGCAACTACAGGCAGATCGCCTTTCCGATTCCACACTGCGTAACTGGGATGATACCCTAGCTCGACTAAAGGTAGCGATCGCAGCAGGTCTTGAAGCTTCTGTCCCTGAAAAAGTTTCTGTGGCTGAAAGCGTAGAGCCTCAAAAGTCCGAGTCGGCAGTTGCCGCAGAGTCAAACTCGTCCGCTAATCAAAATTAG
- a CDS encoding YraN family protein, protein MAKVGQLGEKLVARWLQSQGWVILNHSWRCRWGEIDLIAKGNPVALAFVEVKTRSRGNWDADGRRAITPQKQAKLRLTAELFLSEHPDLANLPCRFDVALVRCQCLSQPLHSITADQEIESQIVELAQPVLVAGYKLMLQHYMQSAFD, encoded by the coding sequence ATGGCTAAGGTTGGGCAACTGGGAGAAAAGTTAGTCGCTAGGTGGTTACAAAGCCAAGGCTGGGTCATCCTAAACCATAGCTGGCGGTGTCGATGGGGAGAGATTGACCTAATTGCCAAAGGAAACCCGGTGGCATTGGCTTTTGTCGAGGTTAAAACTCGCAGTCGAGGGAATTGGGATGCCGATGGTAGAAGAGCAATTACACCACAAAAGCAAGCTAAACTCAGGCTTACAGCTGAGTTATTTCTGTCAGAACATCCAGATTTAGCTAATCTACCGTGCCGATTTGATGTTGCTCTTGTCCGTTGCCAGTGCCTGAGCCAACCTTTACACTCTATAACCGCAGATCAAGAGATCGAAAGTCAGATAGTTGAACTAGCTCAACCGGTATTGGTGGCAGGATATAAGCTGATGCTACAACACTACATGCAGTCAGCTTTTGATTAG
- a CDS encoding Rieske 2Fe-2S domain-containing protein: MSVAYKAVLWNRQKFIYDAILLSLVALYIVLFINVTQWFDSNIDIRGVRIRAFGSAAFILLHVILSIGPLTRLSPKFYPLLYNRRHMGVTMFFLALQHTRLGLQWYHDFGNLEPLVSLFLSNTNYFTFIRFPFQVLGFVPLVILFLMAATSHDFWLANLTAPVWKGLHMSVYLAYGLLTGHVLLGALQTNKHPVLTLAVGVGLVWIVGVHLAAGIREFGQDNQDLVTGNEEFVDAGSIAEIPENRAKIVTLGGERVAIFKYDGKISAVSNVCQHQNGPLGEGKIVDGCITCPWHGYQYLPENGASPPPFTEKIPTFDIKLEGDRILVKTIPNLPGTSVSPAVIAMEEQT; the protein is encoded by the coding sequence ATGAGTGTTGCCTATAAAGCTGTTCTGTGGAACCGCCAGAAGTTTATTTACGATGCTATCCTTCTGAGCCTAGTTGCCCTTTATATTGTACTGTTCATCAATGTTACCCAGTGGTTCGATAGCAACATCGACATCAGGGGAGTCAGGATTCGCGCCTTTGGCTCAGCTGCTTTCATCCTGCTCCACGTCATCTTATCCATTGGTCCGCTAACTCGCCTGAGCCCAAAATTCTATCCCCTCCTCTACAATCGGCGTCATATGGGGGTTACGATGTTCTTCTTGGCTCTCCAGCACACCCGCCTTGGCCTGCAATGGTACCACGACTTCGGCAATCTCGAACCTTTGGTTAGTCTGTTTCTGAGCAATACTAACTATTTTACCTTTATTCGCTTTCCCTTCCAGGTTTTGGGATTTGTTCCCCTGGTGATCTTGTTCCTAATGGCAGCCACTAGCCACGATTTCTGGCTGGCTAACCTAACGGCTCCGGTTTGGAAAGGTTTACATATGAGCGTTTATCTTGCCTACGGACTACTGACAGGTCATGTCCTGCTAGGAGCACTGCAAACTAACAAGCATCCAGTTCTGACCCTTGCTGTTGGTGTTGGACTAGTGTGGATTGTGGGAGTGCATTTGGCAGCAGGGATTCGGGAGTTCGGGCAGGATAATCAGGATCTTGTTACAGGAAACGAAGAATTTGTAGATGCGGGCAGCATCGCAGAAATCCCGGAAAATCGAGCTAAGATAGTCACTCTCGGGGGCGAGCGGGTGGCAATTTTTAAGTATGATGGTAAGATTTCTGCTGTTTCCAACGTTTGTCAGCATCAGAATGGCCCTCTAGGGGAGGGAAAAATTGTGGATGGCTGCATCACCTGTCCATGGCACGGCTATCAGTATCTGCCAGAAAATGGTGCTTCCCCGCCACCCTTTACGGAAAAAATCCCTACGTTTGATATTAAGTTAGAGGGCGATCGCATTTTGGTGAAAACTATACCGAACCTTCCTGGTACCAGCGTTAGTCCTGCTGTAATCGCCATGGAGGAGCAGACGTGA
- a CDS encoding DMT family transporter — MIANSINNLNPKLLLVVSRALAALRPSVIAFLIANASMLSGGKETPISFCNVLFVGNLCASLAVVAFFGAIPILNELRKLNVKLLLGLFINGCLAALLSALIFLGLQETTVTNAVLLGRFGPVLYALAGAIFFGKRILKWEWIGFSLIGVGIVAIVFTSSNYQINQGDLLILGSTFLYAVTSIIGKLTLSKHNSLSVIVFSRNFISAVIFFAIASYLFGPSHFGDVFSGQLWMVMSIYALIIIVITQFLWYAALEKLDSKTVGKWTVLSPVFGIVYALVLNGERPSLMQVIAFIVIMIGVSITNFSKQQPQPTQEIAARGESSASSM, encoded by the coding sequence ATGATTGCCAATAGTATCAATAACCTTAATCCCAAATTGCTGCTAGTTGTCTCCCGGGCCCTGGCAGCATTGCGACCCTCGGTGATTGCTTTCCTAATTGCCAACGCTAGTATGCTCAGTGGTGGGAAGGAAACACCAATATCGTTTTGTAACGTTCTGTTTGTTGGCAATCTCTGTGCGTCTTTGGCAGTGGTGGCTTTTTTTGGAGCGATTCCTATTCTAAATGAACTCCGAAAGTTGAATGTAAAGCTGCTTCTGGGACTGTTTATTAATGGTTGTTTAGCAGCATTACTGTCTGCACTGATTTTCTTGGGGCTACAAGAAACTACTGTCACTAATGCCGTCTTATTGGGGCGATTTGGACCGGTACTCTATGCTCTGGCAGGAGCAATTTTCTTTGGCAAGCGTATTCTGAAATGGGAATGGATTGGCTTTTCTCTGATTGGCGTCGGTATTGTTGCTATTGTTTTCACAAGCAGTAATTATCAAATCAATCAGGGAGACCTTTTAATCCTGGGATCAACCTTTTTGTATGCAGTCACGTCGATTATCGGCAAGTTGACCCTTTCTAAACACAATAGTTTGTCGGTAATTGTCTTCAGCCGTAACTTTATATCAGCTGTAATATTTTTCGCGATCGCTAGTTATTTATTTGGTCCGTCTCATTTTGGAGATGTCTTTTCAGGTCAGCTTTGGATGGTGATGAGTATCTATGCGCTAATTATCATCGTGATTACCCAATTTCTCTGGTACGCTGCCCTGGAAAAGCTAGACTCCAAGACGGTAGGTAAGTGGACTGTATTATCTCCCGTATTTGGGATAGTTTATGCGCTAGTTCTCAATGGAGAACGCCCTTCACTGATGCAAGTAATAGCATTTATTGTGATCATGATTGGAGTGTCGATAACTAACTTTAGTAAACAACAGCCCCAACCAACACAGGAAATTGCAGCTAGAGGAGAAAGTTCTGCATCTTCTATGTAA
- a CDS encoding ATP-grasp domain-containing protein has protein sequence MKLLSICNPYRYSSPLLDIPIFYQRLAVDERFEFFHIPTEGVFTEGANTESIQVAPVKGILPYTSFLELDSQVRDWRSLEEFDLVFCRTLKPFPEGYLDRLRLWEPFVKFVNSPTGIHEQIQQDFLLKVASKFTPHMVVTDSWMEALTFFEKHQVIVAKRYNSCGGRGVFKIWYDKGHFLVDNPFAGTREFTHFSEVMNYLKGSTGKPLQFVQYLQRVDAGDKRIVVVDGEIYGAYIRRSKSGHWVHNVSVDGECFLSDISSEEKEAIDATFEHYRCRGIHTLGYDFLMNDEGNWCISEINGGNIGGFARLELLTNQLIMERLFTWMIEFCRKPRKNLSLCLVED, from the coding sequence ATGAAATTACTTTCCATTTGCAATCCTTATCGATACTCTAGTCCGTTACTGGACATACCCATCTTTTACCAACGGCTAGCCGTAGACGAACGATTCGAATTCTTCCACATCCCTACGGAGGGCGTCTTCACCGAAGGAGCGAATACTGAATCGATTCAGGTAGCTCCGGTGAAGGGAATACTACCTTACACTAGCTTTCTCGAATTAGATTCACAAGTCCGGGATTGGCGATCGCTAGAGGAGTTTGACTTGGTATTTTGTCGCACTTTAAAACCTTTTCCTGAAGGATATCTAGATAGACTACGATTGTGGGAACCTTTTGTAAAATTTGTCAACAGTCCTACGGGAATTCATGAGCAAATTCAGCAAGATTTTCTGCTCAAGGTAGCTAGTAAATTTACACCACACATGGTAGTAACCGATAGCTGGATGGAAGCATTGACTTTTTTTGAAAAGCACCAAGTTATTGTGGCTAAGCGATATAATAGTTGTGGTGGTCGAGGAGTTTTTAAAATTTGGTATGACAAGGGTCATTTCCTAGTGGATAATCCCTTTGCAGGTACCAGGGAGTTTACTCACTTTTCTGAGGTGATGAATTATCTGAAAGGTTCCACAGGCAAACCACTACAATTTGTGCAATACTTGCAGCGAGTTGATGCGGGAGACAAGCGGATTGTTGTGGTAGATGGTGAAATTTACGGTGCCTATATCCGCCGCTCCAAAAGTGGTCATTGGGTGCATAATGTCAGCGTAGATGGAGAATGTTTCTTATCAGATATCAGCTCTGAAGAAAAAGAAGCAATTGACGCCACCTTTGAACACTATCGCTGTCGGGGGATACATACCTTGGGATATGACTTTTTGATGAATGATGAGGGTAACTGGTGCATTAGCGAAATCAATGGAGGAAATATTGGTGGCTTTGCTAGATTAGAACTGTTAACCAACCAATTGATAATGGAGCGATTGTTCACCTGGATGATTGAGTTTTGTCGAAAGCCGAGAAAAAACCTATCGTTGTGTTTGGTTGAGGATTAG
- a CDS encoding GNAT family N-acetyltransferase: MSTKQENFCADLSEHPNILVRQYQDTDFQAIASIYNESIAAGNSTMDCQFYTAEDMKVLANKFGDRETILVAERESCVIGWGVIKRYSPRLGYRVCCEISIYFSLGETGKGYGSILQIALLKKVEEFCYHHVVAKILACNQGSIDFHKRFGFEVVGVQKEIGFFKGGWHDMVIMQLVLSHILPYRPEL; the protein is encoded by the coding sequence ATGTCAACTAAACAAGAGAATTTCTGTGCAGATTTATCAGAGCATCCCAACATTCTGGTAAGGCAATATCAAGATACTGATTTTCAAGCAATTGCATCTATCTATAACGAGTCTATCGCTGCAGGGAACAGTACGATGGATTGCCAATTTTATACCGCTGAGGACATGAAAGTACTCGCGAATAAGTTTGGCGATCGCGAAACCATACTGGTTGCAGAACGAGAAAGCTGTGTTATTGGGTGGGGTGTAATCAAGCGCTATAGCCCTCGCTTAGGCTACCGTGTTTGCTGCGAGATTTCGATTTATTTTTCTTTAGGGGAAACTGGTAAGGGTTACGGCAGTATTTTACAAATAGCATTGCTCAAGAAAGTTGAGGAGTTTTGCTATCACCATGTCGTTGCTAAAATTTTGGCCTGCAATCAAGGGAGTATTGATTTTCACAAGCGATTTGGATTTGAGGTTGTAGGTGTTCAAAAAGAAATTGGGTTTTTCAAGGGAGGCTGGCACGACATGGTTATTATGCAGCTTGTTTTGTCCCATATCCTACCTTACCGTCCTGAATTATAA
- a CDS encoding cysteine dioxygenase family protein codes for MIQIITGMKTSVSDQSLPKSIQRLISNIQSQSVLVPKIARQCILDARISPEDLIGWADFDHPMTDSYGRKLLYECDSFEIMVMSWAPGDYSTIHDHGVAQWGAVQCFGEAEHYVYTLTDGVLQTLKRLDFSSGEVKAVADDMIHQMGNPGESCFFSLHVYGCENPKGSITSNARIFDLLEGSIQRTDGGVFFCLPETQIKQRHYGLQADAETTLRHHEKMRDRICRILAVQDNPLLRSKLAILDEQMSQLK; via the coding sequence ATGATTCAGATTATTACGGGCATGAAGACTTCTGTATCTGACCAAAGTCTTCCCAAGAGTATCCAGCGCTTAATTAGTAATATCCAAAGTCAGTCGGTATTGGTACCGAAAATTGCTCGTCAGTGCATTTTGGATGCACGCATCTCACCGGAAGACTTGATAGGATGGGCTGACTTTGATCATCCCATGACCGACAGCTACGGTCGAAAGCTACTTTACGAGTGCGATTCCTTTGAAATTATGGTGATGTCTTGGGCTCCAGGAGACTACAGCACCATTCATGACCACGGCGTAGCCCAATGGGGAGCAGTACAGTGCTTTGGCGAGGCGGAACACTACGTGTATACCTTAACAGATGGAGTGCTGCAAACCCTGAAGCGGCTGGACTTTAGCTCAGGAGAGGTAAAAGCGGTAGCTGACGATATGATTCACCAGATGGGCAACCCTGGAGAATCCTGCTTTTTTAGCCTTCATGTATACGGGTGCGAAAACCCCAAGGGCTCCATCACTAGCAACGCACGAATCTTTGACCTGCTTGAAGGCAGCATTCAACGAACTGATGGAGGGGTGTTCTTCTGCTTGCCAGAGACACAAATTAAACAGCGGCACTACGGCTTACAAGCAGACGCTGAGACCACGCTCAGACACCACGAAAAAATGCGCGATCGCATTTGTCGAATCCTTGCAGTACAGGACAATCCTCTACTCCGCTCAAAATTAGCTATTTTAGACGAGCAAATGTCACAGCTTAAGTAA
- a CDS encoding homocysteine biosynthesis protein, whose translation MRTIAQINDKIEGNCAVVWTVEELKARVAEIGVTQAAKEVDIITTGTFEQMESSGAIMNLGHTDPPVKIRKCWLDGVPAYTGFGAVDLFLGATQVVDYPDNREIPDMDEHRQRGGGHVIEDLIAGKPVHLQALGQVTDCYPRGSFETTITKDRINQFYLFNPRNLYQNFIVGVNGGDRPLYTYLGLLQPKLSNAVYSNPGAISPLINDPELKLVGIGTRIFMGGGIGYIAWEGTQHFPLQKRLPNQTPIGPAATLALIGDAKQMNPKWVRGCYFKNYGPSLMLGVGVPMPVLNEEVVQRCAVQDQNIVAPVVDFAIPRRVRPTFGLVSYAQLKSGRITIDGKLVRVAPLASIFLSRQVAMELKQWIESGKFTLTEPVAPIPMDRSFLPQDLWGSQISLD comes from the coding sequence ATGCGAACCATTGCTCAAATTAATGACAAAATCGAGGGTAACTGTGCCGTAGTGTGGACAGTCGAAGAATTAAAAGCACGGGTGGCAGAAATCGGTGTGACTCAGGCGGCGAAAGAAGTAGACATCATTACTACCGGTACCTTTGAGCAGATGGAGTCTTCCGGAGCAATCATGAATTTGGGACATACTGACCCACCCGTGAAAATACGGAAATGTTGGTTAGATGGAGTTCCAGCTTACACTGGCTTCGGAGCAGTGGATTTGTTTTTGGGAGCAACCCAAGTTGTTGACTACCCAGATAACCGTGAGATTCCAGATATGGACGAACATAGGCAAAGGGGTGGTGGTCATGTCATTGAAGACCTGATTGCTGGGAAACCCGTCCACCTGCAAGCCCTCGGACAGGTGACAGATTGTTATCCCAGAGGCTCCTTTGAGACCACGATCACTAAGGATAGGATTAATCAGTTTTACTTATTCAATCCCCGCAATCTGTATCAAAACTTCATAGTAGGGGTGAATGGAGGCGATCGCCCCTTGTATACTTATCTGGGTTTGCTGCAGCCCAAACTCTCCAATGCAGTTTACTCTAACCCAGGAGCAATCTCACCCCTAATCAATGACCCGGAACTTAAGCTAGTAGGTATTGGCACGCGGATTTTTATGGGTGGAGGTATTGGCTATATTGCTTGGGAAGGGACCCAACACTTCCCACTGCAAAAACGCCTTCCCAATCAGACACCTATAGGACCAGCAGCAACTCTAGCTTTAATTGGAGATGCCAAGCAAATGAATCCCAAATGGGTACGGGGTTGTTACTTTAAAAATTATGGCCCCTCTCTGATGCTAGGTGTGGGCGTACCAATGCCAGTACTGAATGAAGAAGTAGTGCAACGTTGTGCTGTACAAGATCAAAACATTGTTGCACCAGTGGTAGATTTTGCCATTCCTAGACGGGTGCGTCCAACCTTTGGGTTAGTCAGCTACGCTCAGCTGAAGTCTGGTCGGATTACTATTGATGGTAAATTAGTGCGTGTAGCTCCTCTTGCTAGTATTTTCCTCTCCCGGCAAGTTGCTATGGAACTAAAGCAATGGATTGAGAGTGGTAAATTTACTCTAACTGAACCAGTAGCACCAATTCCAATGGACCGCTCATTTCTACCTCAAGACCTATGGGGTTCACAAATTAGTTTGGATTGA
- a CDS encoding AI-2E family transporter: MSLGTWIGLLAFILSLYILWQIRQVLLLIFTAVVLANALNILVEKFRRVGMKRLFAVLLSILLMVALAVGFYWLIVPPFAEQVLELTDQVPRGIEKLGQWLELLSADIPADLINFPEIQLDQLIQQLQPLLNQLLGGGFSIAFNSLAVVAQVLLVLVLTIMLLADPKAYRQSFIRLFPSFYRRRVDQILTLCDQSLRGWLVGILVNIAAISGLSFVGLVILQVKLALAQAALAGILTFIPNIGPGLSVVPPIAIALLDAPWKAIAVLILYIVIQQVESNLLTPLVMKQQVSLLPAVTLLAQVFFATFFGFLGLLLALPLTVVGQVWLKEVLIKDILDQWKTSPISITDTQTPSETVAIASANPELASPTTSQHSQDRTESDNHLKSDKSDQIDKEEKEEE; this comes from the coding sequence ATGAGTCTAGGCACATGGATTGGTCTACTTGCCTTTATCCTTTCGTTATACATCCTGTGGCAAATCCGTCAAGTACTGCTGCTGATATTTACGGCTGTGGTACTTGCCAATGCCTTAAATATCTTGGTGGAAAAATTCCGCCGGGTTGGCATGAAACGGCTTTTTGCTGTCCTGCTGTCAATTCTTCTGATGGTTGCTCTGGCGGTAGGGTTTTACTGGCTAATTGTGCCACCCTTCGCGGAGCAAGTCCTAGAGTTAACTGATCAGGTTCCTAGGGGTATAGAAAAATTAGGTCAGTGGTTGGAGTTGTTGTCAGCGGATATTCCCGCAGATCTGATTAATTTCCCCGAGATCCAATTAGATCAGCTAATTCAACAGCTACAACCGTTACTTAATCAGTTATTGGGTGGTGGATTCTCCATTGCCTTTAACTCTTTGGCTGTCGTAGCCCAAGTTTTGCTGGTATTAGTTTTGACCATAATGCTATTGGCTGACCCCAAGGCTTATCGTCAAAGCTTTATACGACTTTTCCCATCTTTCTATCGCCGTCGAGTTGATCAAATTTTGACTCTATGTGATCAATCTTTACGGGGCTGGTTAGTAGGCATTCTCGTTAACATTGCTGCCATTTCTGGCTTAAGTTTTGTGGGTTTGGTCATCCTACAAGTGAAACTGGCACTGGCACAGGCGGCTTTGGCAGGTATCTTGACATTTATCCCCAATATTGGCCCTGGATTGAGTGTAGTCCCACCGATTGCGATCGCTCTACTAGATGCACCCTGGAAAGCGATCGCTGTTTTAATTCTCTACATTGTTATTCAGCAGGTGGAAAGTAATTTGCTAACTCCCCTGGTCATGAAGCAACAGGTATCCCTGCTACCAGCAGTAACCCTTTTGGCTCAGGTATTTTTCGCGACATTCTTTGGTTTTTTAGGTTTACTGTTAGCTTTACCATTAACCGTAGTTGGTCAGGTTTGGCTAAAAGAAGTTTTAATTAAAGATATTCTCGATCAATGGAAAACTAGTCCGATATCAATCACAGATACCCAGACCCCTTCAGAAACCGTTGCGATCGCATCAGCAAATCCTGAATTAGCCAGCCCGACTACCTCACAGCATTCCCAGGATAGGACTGAATCGGACAATCACCTCAAATCCGACAAATCAGATCAAATCGATAAGGAGGAAAAGGAGGAAGAGTAA
- a CDS encoding RNA-guided endonuclease InsQ/TnpB family protein produces the protein MNIAERSMLTQVNNLRLDKKQILALRQMCHLSKNMFNVGLYNVRQYFFQERKHLRYESNYYHSKDNENYKLLPTDIAQQTLKIVDRSFKSFFGLLKLKAKVGYQEKVRLPNYLPKDGHFLLVIPVRKRDWGKLPGKNWLFTVPMSRKFKKEYGAVQFTVPERLRSKTVKEIRILPKYKAKYFDVCYCYEDEPETKIEKNSEILGIDLGLDNFATCVSTTQKSFIVNGKKIKSDNQFYNKRNAKLQSIKDLQGIKTLTNRQARLLRKRNHKIRDFTNKAARYVVNWCRENKISKIVIGYNPDLKQRVNMGKRNNQKFTQIPIYTFKDKLESLCQRYGIELAEQEESYTSKASSLDKDELPVWNADNPKKYTFSGKRVKRGLYQTSKGWLINADCNGALNIIRKHTSKPNDFIGGFRGCLAQPLRVSCS, from the coding sequence ATGAATATAGCGGAAAGGTCGATGCTAACTCAAGTTAATAACCTTCGTTTAGACAAAAAACAGATCTTAGCTCTCAGACAAATGTGTCATTTGAGCAAGAACATGTTCAACGTAGGTTTATACAATGTCCGTCAGTATTTCTTTCAGGAACGCAAACATCTGCGGTATGAAAGTAATTATTACCACTCTAAAGATAATGAGAACTACAAATTACTGCCAACGGATATTGCTCAACAAACCCTAAAAATTGTCGATAGATCCTTTAAATCTTTCTTTGGTTTACTGAAGCTAAAAGCCAAGGTCGGTTACCAAGAAAAAGTAAGACTTCCGAATTACTTACCAAAGGATGGACATTTTCTTCTGGTTATCCCAGTGAGAAAACGTGACTGGGGTAAGCTCCCCGGAAAAAACTGGTTGTTTACTGTTCCTATGTCTCGTAAATTTAAAAAGGAGTACGGAGCAGTTCAGTTTACTGTACCAGAGAGACTAAGATCTAAAACTGTCAAAGAGATACGCATACTGCCTAAGTATAAAGCCAAATATTTTGACGTTTGTTATTGCTATGAGGATGAACCTGAGACAAAAATAGAAAAAAACAGTGAAATCTTGGGCATTGACTTAGGTCTTGATAATTTTGCTACATGTGTTAGTACCACTCAAAAGTCATTTATTGTTAACGGAAAAAAGATTAAGTCTGACAATCAATTTTACAATAAACGCAATGCCAAACTTCAATCTATTAAAGACTTACAAGGCATCAAAACTTTGACCAATCGACAAGCCAGATTGTTAAGGAAGCGAAATCACAAAATCAGAGATTTCACTAACAAAGCAGCCAGGTATGTTGTAAATTGGTGTAGGGAAAACAAGATCAGTAAGATTGTTATCGGATACAACCCTGACCTAAAACAAAGGGTCAATATGGGCAAGCGAAACAATCAAAAATTCACCCAGATTCCGATTTATACGTTTAAGGACAAGCTGGAAAGCCTCTGTCAACGGTATGGGATTGAACTAGCTGAACAAGAAGAATCCTACACTAGTAAAGCGTCTAGTCTGGATAAAGATGAATTACCCGTCTGGAATGCTGATAACCCAAAAAAGTACACCTTCAGCGGAAAAAGAGTAAAGCGTGGATTATATCAAACCAGTAAAGGTTGGTTGATAAACGCTGATTGCAACGGAGCACTGAATATAATCCGCAAACACACAAGTAAGCCTAATGATTTTATCGGAGGGTTTAGAGGCTGTTTGGCTCAGCCGTTAAGAGTTTCATGCTCTTAA